A single window of Microbacterium oryzae DNA harbors:
- a CDS encoding ABC transporter ATP-binding protein, which yields MTLQADRVSWRRGGVLVVDEVTLHPQPGDTVGLLGPNGSGKSSLLRLLQGVARPESGTVLLDGADLRTLRRRDLARTVATVTQHADTDVDLVVRDVVRLGRTPYRSPFGLDSAADDRAVEAALRHAGLAGKADRLWHTLSGGERQRAQIARALAQEPREILLDEPTNHLDIRHQLEILRLIADLPVTAVIALHDLNLAAMFCDHLVVLDRGRVVAGGAPADVLTSELIAQVYGVRADVVCDEAGGLLVAFRPGALRSRGGAPAAVRAAAS from the coding sequence ATGACGCTGCAGGCGGATCGGGTCTCGTGGCGACGCGGCGGCGTGCTCGTCGTGGACGAGGTCACCCTCCATCCACAGCCGGGAGACACCGTCGGGCTGCTCGGGCCGAACGGCTCCGGCAAGTCCTCGCTCCTGCGCCTCCTGCAGGGTGTGGCGCGACCCGAATCCGGCACCGTGCTCCTGGACGGCGCAGACCTCAGAACGCTGCGCCGTCGCGACCTCGCCCGCACCGTCGCGACCGTCACGCAGCATGCGGACACCGACGTCGACCTTGTCGTCCGCGACGTGGTGCGCCTGGGCCGGACGCCTTACCGCTCGCCGTTCGGGCTCGACAGCGCCGCCGACGACCGCGCGGTGGAAGCCGCGCTGCGGCACGCGGGGCTCGCGGGCAAGGCGGACCGTCTCTGGCACACCCTCTCCGGCGGCGAGCGCCAGAGGGCGCAGATCGCCCGGGCCCTCGCGCAGGAGCCCCGGGAGATCCTCCTCGACGAGCCCACGAACCACCTCGACATCCGCCATCAGCTCGAGATCCTGCGCCTGATCGCCGACCTCCCGGTCACCGCCGTCATCGCCCTTCATGATCTCAATCTCGCGGCGATGTTCTGCGATCATCTCGTCGTGCTCGACCGCGGGCGGGTGGTCGCGGGCGGCGCCCCGGCCGATGTTCTCACCTCCGAGCTCATCGCCCAGGTGTACGGCGTGCGCGCCGATGTCGTGTGCGACGAGGCGGGAGGCCTCCTTGTGGCATTCCGTCCCGGAGCGCTCAGATCGCGGGGCGGGGCACCGGCCGCGGTGCGGGCTGCGGCGTCTTGA
- a CDS encoding FecCD family ABC transporter permease, giving the protein MTVSVTIEHTERSEATTTPVETPAPRRRSTPARLALGLALIAAGALALLLSVGVAVTLGPADVSLVNVRDILLNHLGLAQTPVRVSEDAIVWEERLPRALVAAASGAGLGLCGAILQSLTRNPLSDPYVLGVSSGASTGAVLVGVLGVSGGALGLSGGAFAGALIAFGLVVVLARYTSGGTSGIILAGVAGTQLFSALTSLVIFAFADSDETRGVMFWLLGSLEGMRWDDVALCAAVVVAGTALGLGSARSLDAFAFGEDVAASLGIHVARTRFLLLTLTALLTATLVSVAGAIGFVGLVLPHASRMLVGQRHSRVLPATVVLGAVFMVWVDAAARVAFAPTPLPVGVATAIVGVPVFVLLLVRQRGRA; this is encoded by the coding sequence ATGACGGTGTCGGTGACGATCGAGCACACCGAGCGCTCCGAGGCCACCACGACGCCGGTCGAGACTCCGGCTCCCCGCCGCCGCTCGACTCCTGCCCGTCTCGCGCTGGGTCTCGCGCTCATCGCGGCCGGCGCGCTGGCGCTGCTGCTCTCGGTCGGAGTCGCCGTGACCCTCGGCCCCGCGGATGTGTCTCTCGTGAATGTGCGCGACATCCTGCTCAACCACCTCGGTCTCGCGCAGACCCCCGTGCGGGTGTCGGAGGACGCGATCGTGTGGGAGGAGCGCCTGCCCCGTGCGCTCGTCGCCGCCGCATCTGGCGCCGGGCTCGGACTGTGCGGCGCGATCCTGCAGTCGCTGACGCGCAACCCGCTGTCGGACCCCTATGTGCTGGGAGTGTCCTCGGGCGCCTCCACCGGTGCCGTGCTCGTCGGCGTGCTCGGCGTCTCCGGCGGAGCACTCGGGCTCTCGGGCGGTGCGTTCGCGGGTGCCCTGATCGCCTTCGGCCTCGTGGTGGTGCTGGCTCGGTACACCAGCGGCGGCACCTCCGGCATCATCCTCGCCGGCGTCGCCGGGACGCAGCTCTTCAGCGCCCTCACGTCGCTGGTGATCTTCGCGTTCGCCGACTCCGACGAGACGCGCGGCGTGATGTTCTGGCTGCTCGGCTCGCTCGAGGGCATGCGCTGGGACGATGTGGCCCTCTGCGCGGCCGTCGTGGTCGCGGGGACAGCCCTCGGCCTCGGCTCCGCCCGGTCGCTCGACGCGTTTGCCTTCGGCGAGGATGTGGCCGCGTCGCTCGGCATCCACGTCGCGCGCACCCGCTTCCTGCTGCTCACCCTCACCGCGCTCCTCACCGCGACGCTCGTGAGCGTCGCGGGCGCGATCGGGTTCGTCGGCCTGGTGCTGCCGCACGCCTCCCGCATGCTCGTCGGCCAGCGCCACTCGCGGGTGCTGCCGGCCACGGTCGTCCTCGGCGCCGTGTTCATGGTGTGGGTGGACGCGGCCGCTCGCGTCGCCTTCGCGCCCACGCCCCTCCCCGTGGGCGTCGCGACGGCGATCGTCGGCGTCCCCGTCTTCGTGCTGCTCCTCGTCCGGCAGCGGGGTCGCGCATGA
- a CDS encoding ABC transporter substrate-binding protein produces the protein MIFTRLRAIAASASLVTLVALTGCGASEVVEDSADAVGQGDTRYPLVIENCGQTVEIERAPQRVVSLDQNSTEILLSLGLAGRIVGTASWTDPILPSLADENEGVPRLSDNAPTYEVVLGADPDFVTASFGRHYNEGGVVTRDRLAETSVGSYLSPTDCDNGISVNGGGTRTEPLQVEALYQEIQELADIFDVADRGAALIADLQERATAATEGVDLGGRSAVFWFADTKTPYTAGGFGSASLLAELTGMTNVFADTADDWPAVGWESVVDADPSILVLGDLQRDRFPGDRLDDKIAFLTADPLTRTLSAVQRADFIALHGAEMNPSIRFVDALEKIRTWALEHQDEGEG, from the coding sequence GTGATCTTCACTCGCCTGCGCGCGATCGCCGCCTCGGCGTCCCTCGTGACCCTCGTCGCCCTGACGGGCTGCGGAGCGTCGGAGGTGGTCGAGGACTCCGCGGACGCCGTCGGACAGGGTGACACGCGGTATCCGCTTGTCATCGAGAACTGCGGCCAGACAGTCGAGATCGAGCGCGCGCCGCAGCGTGTCGTGTCACTCGACCAGAACTCGACGGAGATCCTCCTCTCGCTCGGCCTCGCCGGCCGCATCGTGGGAACCGCGTCCTGGACGGATCCGATCCTCCCGTCGCTCGCCGACGAGAACGAGGGCGTGCCGCGTCTGTCCGACAACGCGCCCACCTACGAGGTCGTGCTCGGGGCGGATCCGGACTTCGTGACCGCGTCGTTCGGTCGTCACTACAACGAGGGCGGCGTGGTGACGCGCGATCGTCTCGCTGAGACGAGCGTCGGCTCGTACCTGTCCCCGACCGACTGCGACAACGGGATCAGCGTCAACGGCGGCGGCACCCGCACGGAGCCGCTGCAGGTGGAGGCGCTCTACCAGGAGATCCAGGAGCTCGCCGACATCTTCGACGTCGCCGACCGAGGGGCGGCGCTCATCGCCGACCTCCAGGAGCGCGCGACTGCCGCGACGGAGGGCGTCGACCTCGGCGGGCGGAGCGCGGTGTTCTGGTTCGCCGACACGAAGACGCCGTACACCGCGGGCGGGTTCGGCTCCGCGTCGCTGCTGGCGGAGCTGACCGGCATGACCAACGTGTTCGCCGACACCGCCGATGACTGGCCCGCGGTGGGCTGGGAGAGCGTCGTCGACGCCGACCCGAGCATCCTCGTGCTCGGCGACCTGCAGCGCGACCGGTTCCCCGGCGACCGCCTGGACGACAAGATCGCCTTCCTCACGGCCGATCCGCTCACCCGGACCCTCAGCGCGGTGCAGCGAGCGGACTTCATCGCACTGCACGGGGCAGAGATGAATCCGTCCATCCGCTTCGTCGACGCGCTGGAGAAGATCCGTACCTGGGCGCTCGAGCACCAGGACGAGGGCGAGGGATGA
- a CDS encoding ATP-binding cassette domain-containing protein, which yields MTDGKVLEFTGVTKTFDGIAAVSDFTARVDPGFVTAFLGPNGAGKTTTLRILLGQLRANAGTATIDGRTFAQLTSPRRHVGWVPESPSFRARRTATKHLTTVARQTGVPATRVAEVLSLVGLSDVADMRISGYSLGMTQRLAVAEALIGDPGVLILDEPANGLDPEGIRWMRLLMRRLADEGRTVLVSSHLLSEIQQVADRLLVISNGSLVFAGAIEDLEDASSLSVTVDAADRTALSRALRDAGYEFELLRSGISVHGASAAQIGALAASAGIALTTLQQRSPSLEDVFIQLVSGQYVAPMTAALPPASGGLAGGGLAGGAGAGATDGAGAEATDGAAAEATEPTDGAASEDVVIDPEQVEGSEPDPAEGRDSAGDPATADAGGMTEATPATWGRPASSEPTSDEEFAREVAEADAFLQAPALDGDPGAAHAWDDEDVAPQLTQDDAAAAEGVSPSASAEGAEHAAADDDHGQPDESAQADRADGERDDADVPDVLEEPDEIVELDEDEDEAAADEIEGEIVDDGGDDETERESEVEATAAVDGEDDADVPDVLEEPDEVIELDEDEPQEDEPTADDTRVDLPPLSLPGSARLANLLAGGSEPVAGAAAFLGHDPLADDAAHPPVTAPTVDDLATRTILIPTFGVEESTEDEDAAVVEGENEEGYSFDDILSGGEPHEADEHDADRRDDEMGSSHPV from the coding sequence ATGACCGACGGCAAGGTGCTCGAGTTCACGGGCGTCACCAAGACCTTCGACGGGATCGCGGCCGTGTCGGACTTCACCGCCCGCGTCGACCCCGGGTTCGTCACCGCGTTCCTCGGCCCGAACGGGGCGGGGAAGACGACGACTCTGCGCATCCTCCTCGGCCAGCTCCGCGCGAACGCGGGCACCGCGACGATCGACGGCCGGACCTTCGCGCAGCTCACGAGCCCCCGCCGTCACGTCGGCTGGGTTCCGGAGTCCCCGAGCTTCCGCGCCCGCCGCACCGCGACCAAGCACCTCACGACGGTCGCGCGTCAGACGGGGGTACCCGCGACGCGCGTGGCGGAGGTGCTCTCGCTCGTCGGGCTCTCCGACGTCGCCGACATGCGCATCTCCGGCTACTCCCTCGGCATGACCCAGCGGCTCGCGGTGGCCGAGGCGCTCATCGGCGACCCCGGCGTGCTCATCCTCGACGAGCCGGCCAACGGCCTCGACCCCGAGGGCATCCGCTGGATGCGCCTGCTCATGCGCCGCCTCGCCGACGAGGGCCGCACCGTGCTGGTGTCCTCGCACCTGCTCAGCGAGATCCAGCAGGTCGCCGACCGCCTCCTCGTCATCTCCAACGGGTCGCTCGTCTTCGCCGGCGCCATCGAGGACCTCGAGGACGCGTCCTCCCTCAGCGTCACCGTCGACGCCGCCGACCGCACCGCTCTGTCCCGCGCGCTCCGTGACGCGGGCTACGAGTTCGAGCTCCTCCGCTCCGGCATCAGCGTGCACGGCGCGTCGGCCGCGCAGATCGGCGCACTCGCCGCATCGGCCGGCATCGCCCTCACCACGCTGCAGCAGCGCAGCCCCAGCCTCGAGGACGTCTTCATCCAGCTCGTCAGCGGGCAGTACGTCGCGCCCATGACCGCGGCGCTGCCGCCCGCGAGCGGCGGCCTGGCGGGTGGCGGTCTGGCGGGTGGCGCAGGTGCCGGTGCTACGGATGGCGCGGGTGCCGAGGCGACGGACGGCGCGGCTGCCGAGGCGACCGAGCCGACCGACGGCGCGGCGTCCGAGGACGTCGTGATCGATCCCGAGCAGGTCGAGGGCTCCGAGCCGGATCCTGCCGAGGGCCGCGACTCGGCCGGCGACCCCGCGACCGCGGACGCCGGCGGCATGACCGAGGCCACACCCGCCACCTGGGGCAGGCCGGCATCCAGCGAGCCGACGAGCGACGAGGAGTTCGCGCGCGAGGTCGCCGAGGCCGACGCCTTCCTGCAGGCACCGGCCCTCGACGGCGACCCCGGTGCCGCCCATGCCTGGGACGACGAGGACGTCGCTCCGCAGCTCACGCAGGACGACGCCGCCGCAGCCGAGGGCGTGTCCCCGAGCGCATCGGCCGAAGGCGCGGAGCACGCGGCGGCGGACGACGACCACGGTCAGCCGGACGAGAGCGCGCAGGCCGACCGCGCCGACGGCGAGCGCGACGACGCCGACGTCCCGGACGTCCTCGAGGAGCCCGATGAGATCGTCGAGCTGGACGAGGACGAGGACGAGGCCGCGGCCGACGAGATCGAGGGCGAGATCGTCGATGACGGCGGCGACGACGAGACCGAGCGCGAGTCCGAGGTGGAGGCCACCGCAGCGGTCGACGGGGAGGACGACGCCGACGTGCCCGACGTCCTCGAGGAGCCGGACGAGGTCATCGAGCTGGACGAGGACGAGCCGCAGGAGGACGAGCCGACCGCGGACGACACCCGCGTCGACCTCCCGCCGCTGAGCCTTCCCGGCTCGGCACGGCTGGCGAACCTCCTCGCCGGCGGATCTGAGCCGGTAGCCGGCGCCGCCGCCTTCCTGGGGCACGATCCGCTCGCGGACGATGCCGCCCACCCCCCGGTGACCGCGCCCACCGTCGACGACCTCGCCACGCGGACGATCCTCATCCCGACCTTCGGCGTCGAGGAGTCCACCGAGGACGAGGACGCCGCGGTCGTCGAGGGCGAGAACGAGGAAGGGTACTCGTTCGACGACATCCTCAGCGGCGGTGAGCCTCACGAGGCCGACGAGCACGACGCGGACCGGAGGGACGACGAGATGGGCTCCTCGCACCCGGTCTGA
- a CDS encoding enoyl-CoA hydratase/isomerase family protein, which yields MIDTAAPTRVRSMMRGGVGRLTLDRPESINALTQEMLETVGETLDGWRAEPDVSIVLLQGAGERGFSAGGDIRDLHARITAGGEAAADSFFRVEYRVDAAVAEYPKPVVAIADGVTMGGGIGLAGNAHVRIVTERSRLAMPETRIGFSPDAGGSWLLAHAPGRLGEYLALTSDTMDAADAIHCRFADHFVPHDSIESVVDALEMRADPSSPTELVMLFDETPPAGPIQRAQPWIDHAFAADTVLEIRHRLEQLVASGIGAGEERTPASALAALDERSPTALVVSLAAIRSARALPSLRHALEQEYHLMSWYLRTQPDMAEGIRAQVIDKDRQPRWQPATVAEVPDDTVGRAFAHRAARPLFSETEGRS from the coding sequence GTGATCGACACCGCCGCGCCCACCCGAGTCCGCTCGATGATGCGCGGCGGGGTCGGACGCCTCACGCTCGACCGCCCCGAGAGCATCAACGCGCTGACGCAGGAGATGCTCGAGACGGTCGGCGAGACCCTCGACGGATGGCGCGCGGAGCCGGATGTCTCGATCGTCCTGCTGCAGGGAGCGGGGGAGCGCGGGTTCAGCGCGGGCGGCGACATCCGCGACCTCCACGCGCGCATCACGGCGGGCGGCGAAGCGGCGGCGGACTCCTTCTTCCGCGTCGAGTACCGGGTCGACGCTGCGGTGGCGGAGTACCCCAAGCCGGTCGTCGCGATCGCCGACGGCGTCACCATGGGCGGCGGCATCGGCCTGGCGGGCAACGCGCACGTGCGCATCGTCACGGAGCGCTCACGACTCGCGATGCCGGAGACCCGCATCGGGTTCTCGCCCGACGCGGGCGGCTCGTGGCTGCTCGCGCACGCGCCAGGGCGCCTCGGCGAGTACCTCGCCCTCACGAGCGACACGATGGACGCGGCCGACGCCATCCACTGCCGCTTCGCGGACCACTTCGTGCCGCACGACAGCATCGAGTCGGTCGTCGACGCGCTCGAGATGCGCGCCGATCCGTCGAGCCCCACCGAGCTCGTCATGCTCTTCGACGAGACGCCGCCCGCCGGGCCCATCCAGCGCGCGCAGCCGTGGATCGATCACGCGTTCGCCGCCGACACCGTCCTGGAGATCCGCCACCGGCTCGAGCAGCTCGTCGCCTCCGGCATCGGCGCGGGGGAGGAGCGCACCCCCGCCTCGGCGCTCGCCGCCCTCGACGAGCGCTCGCCCACCGCGCTCGTCGTGAGCCTCGCGGCCATCCGCTCGGCTCGCGCGCTGCCGTCGCTGCGGCACGCGCTCGAGCAGGAGTACCACCTCATGTCGTGGTACCTCCGCACGCAGCCCGACATGGCGGAGGGGATCCGCGCCCAGGTCATCGACAAGGACCGGCAGCCGCGGTGGCAGCCCGCCACCGTGGCCGAGGTTCCGGACGACACCGTGGGGCGGGCCTTCGCGCATCGCGCCGCACGGCCGCTGTTCTCCGAGACGGAAGGACGATCATGA
- a CDS encoding TIGR03620 family F420-dependent LLM class oxidoreductase, producing MTQKSDLGAWGVWRSAGQADGGFARRVEELGYRTLWVGGSPAADLVIVEELLDATADLVVATGIVNIWQADAPSVAQAFHRIEDSHPGRLVLGIGSGHREATPERVKPLAALGSYLDVLDAEGVRQDQRLLAALGDRTLALAAERTLGAHPYLTLPPHTAHARTLLGDALLAPEVTVSLGSDGDGARDVARAFWGRYSRLSNYVGALERFGATAEDLADGGSDELLDRLIAGPDAERATAAIRSHLDAGADHVAVQALGDDPLGSLERIAEGLGVSR from the coding sequence ATGACGCAGAAGTCGGATCTCGGCGCCTGGGGCGTCTGGCGGTCGGCGGGTCAGGCGGATGGCGGCTTCGCCCGTCGCGTGGAGGAGCTCGGCTACCGCACGCTGTGGGTGGGCGGCTCGCCCGCCGCCGACCTCGTCATCGTCGAGGAGCTGCTCGACGCCACGGCGGACCTGGTCGTCGCGACCGGCATCGTCAACATCTGGCAGGCCGACGCCCCGAGCGTCGCGCAGGCCTTCCATCGCATCGAGGACTCCCATCCCGGGCGGCTGGTGCTCGGCATCGGGTCGGGCCACCGGGAGGCGACGCCCGAGCGCGTGAAGCCGCTCGCCGCGCTCGGCTCCTACCTCGACGTGCTGGACGCGGAGGGCGTGCGTCAGGACCAGCGCCTGCTCGCCGCACTCGGCGATCGCACCCTCGCGCTCGCCGCGGAGCGCACACTCGGCGCTCACCCGTACCTCACGCTCCCGCCGCACACCGCGCACGCGCGGACGCTCCTCGGCGACGCGCTGCTCGCGCCCGAGGTGACGGTCTCGCTCGGGTCGGATGGCGATGGTGCGCGCGACGTCGCCCGTGCGTTCTGGGGGCGATACTCCCGCCTGTCGAACTACGTCGGCGCGCTGGAGCGCTTCGGCGCGACGGCCGAGGACCTGGCCGACGGCGGGTCGGATGAGCTCCTCGACCGCCTCATCGCCGGTCCCGACGCCGAGCGTGCGACCGCGGCCATCCGCTCGCATCTCGACGCGGGAGCCGACCACGTCGCCGTGCAGGCGCTCGGCGACGATCCGCTCGGGTCGCTCGAGCGCATCGCGGAGGGACTCGGCGTCTCCCGCTGA
- a CDS encoding LamG-like jellyroll fold domain-containing protein, translated as MSSDPSLRDPLRVRFQRIRASAAVLAGAALVAAGLPASAAASEADGDGEAPRDGLVAEYAFSQTSGTAVSNLVADGPGAAEVVNGSDSLWTGSSLVLTGGSKSSTTADWVRLPADLLSGEDSASITIETKLDATMKSSYNFLWNIGDDATSQYWFTSVRDVARTAITTSGNRGEANAPAKGPLAADRWYSLTSVLDGSAHTLSFYVDGVLVGKTATDLTPAALTDQSLNAIGRSPYPDPFYKGEVSTFRVYDRALAAEEVAAVSDADGAIHSDAHRETAQKTLAGVADVVFEEASTTLPDYGGIVRWSSSDPAVTVAADGRTATVAQPETGEPAMTAELTATAVVRGQEVSRSVPVTIEPAPGVDTPFGYVMVHFVEDSAGYAEKIYLDVSRGDDPEQWDPLNGGKPILASDLGTTGVRDPYLTYNPENETYYIIATDLRVFGGDQGSGSCTSWCHWSSQGSTKLNVWESKDLVTWSDLRQFDVAATADGVTHAELGMAWAPEATWVPDFHGEGKGAFVLYWSSNVYSDSAHTGATYSRVLWGATTDFTQESYAYGGVFVDAGADAIDTTLIQNEGTTYRITKDNGLGKGIYMESTTAREWWLPTTTWKTIQTRIGAGWAGGNAGGVEGPAVFPRHDAEEWYLYVDVIPSTGYRPMETTDLDAGWSELTSPDFFMAPSTKHGGVVSLTKGQYDVVRNADAVSAVDTHLGAVEVPSGSAAAEVRGALPAEARVNLAYGRGVATLPVDWDLASLDADAEGPQRVTGTVRSIGANLNQWQGAGGSTAWNAPDRKLYSSTAIRVTADVVVTPSAAGATVATSTRCVAGRVVLAVSVTNESAAPLDATLSTPYGAKTLGALGAGKTVSIAFNARLGSVPAGTVTVTDQVTAATATAAFEALACGTR; from the coding sequence GTGTCCTCAGACCCCTCGCTTCGGGATCCGCTTCGCGTGCGGTTCCAGCGCATCCGCGCGTCGGCCGCCGTGCTGGCCGGGGCGGCCCTGGTCGCCGCAGGCCTGCCGGCGAGCGCCGCCGCATCGGAAGCGGACGGAGATGGCGAAGCGCCGCGCGACGGACTCGTGGCGGAGTACGCCTTCTCGCAGACCAGCGGCACCGCCGTTTCCAACCTCGTCGCGGACGGGCCCGGTGCGGCGGAGGTGGTCAACGGCTCGGACTCGCTCTGGACGGGGTCGTCGCTCGTGCTCACGGGCGGCTCCAAGTCGAGCACGACGGCCGACTGGGTGCGTCTGCCCGCCGACCTGCTCAGCGGAGAGGACTCCGCCTCGATCACCATCGAGACGAAGCTCGACGCGACGATGAAGAGCAGCTACAACTTCCTCTGGAACATCGGCGACGACGCGACCAGCCAGTACTGGTTCACCTCCGTGCGGGATGTCGCGCGCACGGCGATCACGACCTCGGGCAATCGCGGCGAGGCGAATGCGCCCGCGAAGGGCCCTCTCGCGGCCGACCGCTGGTACAGCCTGACGTCGGTGCTCGACGGCTCCGCGCACACCCTGTCGTTCTACGTCGACGGCGTTCTGGTGGGGAAGACGGCGACGGACCTCACGCCGGCCGCGCTCACCGATCAGTCGCTCAACGCGATCGGCCGCTCCCCCTACCCCGACCCCTTCTACAAGGGCGAGGTGTCGACGTTCCGGGTCTACGACCGCGCGCTCGCTGCCGAGGAGGTGGCGGCGGTCTCCGACGCCGACGGCGCCATCCACTCCGACGCGCACCGGGAGACCGCGCAGAAGACCCTGGCCGGGGTCGCCGACGTCGTGTTCGAGGAGGCGAGCACGACGCTTCCCGACTACGGCGGGATCGTCCGATGGTCGTCGTCCGACCCGGCGGTGACCGTGGCCGCGGACGGCCGCACCGCCACCGTCGCCCAGCCGGAGACCGGCGAGCCCGCGATGACGGCCGAACTCACCGCGACCGCGGTCGTGCGCGGGCAGGAGGTCTCTCGAAGCGTGCCCGTCACCATCGAGCCGGCTCCCGGCGTCGACACGCCCTTCGGGTACGTGATGGTGCACTTCGTGGAGGACTCGGCCGGATACGCCGAGAAGATCTACCTCGACGTCTCACGCGGCGACGACCCGGAGCAGTGGGATCCGCTGAACGGGGGGAAGCCGATCCTCGCGTCCGACCTGGGCACCACCGGCGTGCGCGACCCGTACCTGACGTACAACCCCGAGAACGAGACGTACTACATCATCGCGACGGACCTGCGCGTGTTCGGCGGCGACCAGGGCTCGGGATCCTGCACGTCCTGGTGCCACTGGTCGTCGCAGGGCAGCACGAAGCTGAACGTGTGGGAGTCGAAGGACCTCGTCACCTGGAGCGATCTGCGCCAGTTCGATGTGGCCGCCACGGCCGACGGCGTCACCCACGCCGAACTCGGGATGGCGTGGGCTCCGGAGGCGACGTGGGTGCCGGACTTCCACGGGGAGGGGAAGGGCGCGTTCGTCCTCTACTGGTCGTCGAACGTCTACTCCGACAGCGCGCACACCGGCGCGACCTACAGCCGCGTGCTGTGGGGCGCCACGACGGACTTCACGCAGGAGTCGTACGCGTACGGCGGCGTGTTCGTCGACGCCGGTGCCGACGCCATCGACACGACGCTGATCCAGAACGAGGGGACCACCTACCGGATCACGAAGGACAACGGCCTGGGCAAGGGCATCTACATGGAGTCGACCACTGCGCGCGAGTGGTGGCTGCCCACGACGACCTGGAAGACGATCCAGACGCGCATCGGCGCGGGCTGGGCCGGCGGCAACGCCGGCGGGGTCGAAGGGCCCGCCGTCTTCCCGCGACACGACGCCGAGGAGTGGTACCTCTACGTCGATGTCATCCCGAGCACGGGCTATCGCCCGATGGAGACGACGGACCTCGATGCCGGCTGGTCGGAGCTCACCTCGCCCGACTTCTTCATGGCGCCGAGCACGAAGCACGGCGGCGTGGTGTCGCTCACGAAGGGGCAGTACGACGTCGTGCGGAATGCCGACGCCGTGTCGGCCGTCGACACGCACCTCGGCGCGGTCGAGGTGCCGTCGGGCAGCGCCGCGGCCGAGGTGCGAGGCGCGCTGCCCGCGGAGGCGCGGGTGAACCTGGCCTACGGCCGAGGCGTCGCGACGCTGCCCGTCGACTGGGATCTCGCCTCGCTCGATGCCGATGCGGAGGGACCCCAGCGCGTCACCGGCACCGTGCGGTCGATCGGGGCGAACCTCAACCAGTGGCAGGGGGCGGGCGGCTCCACGGCGTGGAACGCGCCGGACCGGAAGCTCTACAGCTCCACCGCCATCAGGGTGACGGCCGACGTCGTCGTGACTCCATCGGCCGCCGGCGCGACGGTGGCGACCTCGACGCGATGCGTCGCGGGCAGGGTCGTGCTGGCCGTCAGCGTGACGAACGAGAGCGCGGCGCCGCTCGACGCCACCCTCTCGACGCCGTACGGCGCGAAGACCCTCGGCGCGCTGGGAGCCGGCAAGACCGTCTCGATCGCGTTCAACGCGCGCCTGGGCTCCGTTCCGGCGGGCACGGTCACGGTGACCGATCAGGTCACCGCCGCGACCGCGACCGCCGCGTTCGAGGCCCTCGCCTGCGGCACGCGCTGA
- a CDS encoding LacI family DNA-binding transcriptional regulator: MATSGADKPNIRQVAQLAGVSHMTVSRVLNDYPHIKEATRRRVMEVIEELDYRPNMAARALATQKSRRIGVVVESAVEFGPTSTLRAVEFAARASGYAVSSIALRDGDEITPQEAVDNLTAQGIDALCVVAPRSSSVAALRKISISIPVLVVKPDKDPTFLTVSVDQQEGTKLAVDHLVSLGHRDILHLAGPLDWLDARARERAFHARAKAWGIRERPIVVGDWTADFAYDFAMGIRSIPEYTAVFVANDEMAVGLVHGLHDRGISVPDDLSVIGFDDVPLAAHVLPPLTTVRQNFHALGVSAVDMLRAAIEEREIPRVTRIPAELVVRSSTTAPRETGS; the protein is encoded by the coding sequence GTGGCGACCAGCGGTGCCGACAAGCCGAACATCCGGCAGGTCGCCCAGCTCGCCGGCGTCTCGCACATGACGGTCTCGCGGGTTCTCAACGACTACCCGCACATCAAGGAGGCCACGCGCCGCCGGGTGATGGAGGTCATCGAGGAGCTCGACTACCGGCCGAACATGGCGGCGAGAGCGCTGGCCACGCAGAAGAGCCGGCGGATCGGCGTCGTCGTGGAGAGCGCCGTCGAGTTCGGACCGACGAGCACGCTGCGCGCGGTCGAATTCGCCGCCCGCGCATCCGGCTACGCGGTCAGCTCGATCGCGCTGCGCGACGGCGACGAGATCACACCGCAGGAGGCGGTGGACAACCTCACCGCTCAGGGCATCGACGCGCTCTGCGTGGTGGCGCCGCGGTCGTCGTCGGTCGCCGCGCTGCGCAAGATCTCGATCAGCATCCCGGTCCTCGTCGTCAAGCCCGACAAGGATCCGACGTTCCTCACCGTCTCGGTCGATCAGCAGGAGGGGACGAAGCTGGCCGTGGACCACCTGGTGTCGCTCGGGCATCGCGACATCCTCCATCTCGCCGGCCCTCTGGATTGGCTGGACGCCCGTGCCAGGGAACGGGCCTTCCACGCGCGCGCGAAGGCCTGGGGCATCCGGGAGCGGCCGATCGTCGTGGGCGACTGGACCGCCGACTTCGCGTACGACTTCGCCATGGGCATCCGATCGATCCCGGAGTACACCGCCGTCTTCGTCGCGAACGACGAGATGGCGGTCGGGCTCGTCCACGGCCTGCACGACCGGGGGATCTCGGTCCCCGACGACCTGAGCGTCATCGGCTTCGACGACGTGCCGCTGGCCGCCCACGTGCTTCCGCCGCTCACGACCGTGCGGCAGAACTTCCATGCGCTGGGGGTGTCCGCCGTCGACATGCTGCGCGCGGCCATCGAGGAGCGGGAGATCCCCCGGGTCACCCGCATCCCCGCCGAGCTCGTCGTGCGCTCTTCCACGACCGCCCCGCGGGAGACGGGCTCATGA